In one Triplophysa dalaica isolate WHDGS20190420 chromosome 9, ASM1584641v1, whole genome shotgun sequence genomic region, the following are encoded:
- the igsf5b gene encoding immunoglobulin superfamily member 5 isoform X2 — protein MHGYNLQLNLLLCTIQTVASFIQLEPMVVTVLRDSAVHFNCSTNESWDVMTWLLDGRTILTISVHHGPLGSDEIVSTLNHSTSALSVWELILMNAPFKPKAQEVRCEFLPTKSSRPSSTLFVQENGNVSILEGDLSAQEGTLVMFHCQAMGWYPSPTVSWAMSYIAVDRSDFNTSDLQDPDGLFNSISVLQIKAEMSTTVECQVSAAPAHQTSSIKLTVARNYTGLYGCDCSNSDSVYGRSAGRPRPDPILQTKTYKNRFKKYIQLFLSMDCQLGWDRNICCWGNQRQD, from the exons ATGCATGGCTACAACCTCCAGCTAAATTTGCTTCTCTGTACAATTCAAA CCGTAGCCTCTTTTATCCAGCTGGAGCCCATGGTGGTTACTGTGTTGCGGGATAGTGCCGTACACTTTAACTGCAGCACTAATGAATCCTGGGATGTCATGACGTGGCTGTTGGATGGAAGAACAATTCTCACCATCTCAGTACATCATGGTCCTCTGGGCAGTGATGAGATTGTGTCTACGTTAAATCACTCCACGTCAGCTCTCTCAGTGTGGGAGTTAATCCTGATGAATGCCCCATTTAAACCTAAAGCGCAGGAGGTCAGATGTGAGTTCCTGCCCACGAAATCCAGCAGACCCTCTTCGACCCTGTTTGTACAAG AAAACGGAAATGTCAGCATATTAGAGGGTGACCTGTCGGCTCAAGAGGGGACACTTGTGATGTTTCATTGCCAGGCGATGGGCTGGTATCCGAGCCCTACAGTATCCTGGGCCATGAGCTACATCGCTGTGGACAGAAGTGACTTTAACACCAGTGATCTTCAGGACCCCGACGGCCTGTTTAACTCCATCAGTGTACTTCAGATAAAAGCAGAAATGAGCACCACAGTCGAATGTCAGGTGTCTGCTGCTCCAGCACATCAAACCAGCAGCATCAAACTGACTGTAG CCCGAAACTACACAGGACTATATGGCTGTGATTGCAGTAACAGTGATAGTGTGTACGGTCGTTCTGCTGGTCGCCCTCGTCCTGATCCTATACTACAAACGAAAACTTACAA AAACcgctttaaaaaatacattcag CTCTTCCTCTCCATGGACTGTCAACTTGGATGGGATAGAAACATCTGTTGCTGGGGAAACCAGAGGCAAGATTAA
- the igsf5b gene encoding immunoglobulin superfamily member 5 isoform X1: protein MHGYNLQLNLLLCTIQTVASFIQLEPMVVTVLRDSAVHFNCSTNESWDVMTWLLDGRTILTISVHHGPLGSDEIVSTLNHSTSALSVWELILMNAPFKPKAQEVRCEFLPTKSSRPSSTLFVQENGNVSILEGDLSAQEGTLVMFHCQAMGWYPSPTVSWAMSYIAVDRSDFNTSDLQDPDGLFNSISVLQIKAEMSTTVECQVSAAPAHQTSSIKLTVVQPETTQDYMAVIAVTVIVCTVVLLVALVLILYYKRKLTKTALKNTFSSSSPWTVNLDGIETSVAGETRGKINRGYHAEDATGSGHSDLSNRADSMTNITSPPRHTSQNQTQGGSNLYSKEVKTVRRVTTV from the exons ATGCATGGCTACAACCTCCAGCTAAATTTGCTTCTCTGTACAATTCAAA CCGTAGCCTCTTTTATCCAGCTGGAGCCCATGGTGGTTACTGTGTTGCGGGATAGTGCCGTACACTTTAACTGCAGCACTAATGAATCCTGGGATGTCATGACGTGGCTGTTGGATGGAAGAACAATTCTCACCATCTCAGTACATCATGGTCCTCTGGGCAGTGATGAGATTGTGTCTACGTTAAATCACTCCACGTCAGCTCTCTCAGTGTGGGAGTTAATCCTGATGAATGCCCCATTTAAACCTAAAGCGCAGGAGGTCAGATGTGAGTTCCTGCCCACGAAATCCAGCAGACCCTCTTCGACCCTGTTTGTACAAG AAAACGGAAATGTCAGCATATTAGAGGGTGACCTGTCGGCTCAAGAGGGGACACTTGTGATGTTTCATTGCCAGGCGATGGGCTGGTATCCGAGCCCTACAGTATCCTGGGCCATGAGCTACATCGCTGTGGACAGAAGTGACTTTAACACCAGTGATCTTCAGGACCCCGACGGCCTGTTTAACTCCATCAGTGTACTTCAGATAAAAGCAGAAATGAGCACCACAGTCGAATGTCAGGTGTCTGCTGCTCCAGCACATCAAACCAGCAGCATCAAACTGACTGTAG TGCAGCCCGAAACTACACAGGACTATATGGCTGTGATTGCAGTAACAGTGATAGTGTGTACGGTCGTTCTGCTGGTCGCCCTCGTCCTGATCCTATACTACAAACGAAAACTTACAA AAACcgctttaaaaaatacattcag CTCTTCCTCTCCATGGACTGTCAACTTGGATGGGATAGAAACATCTGTTGCTGGGGAAACCAGAGGCAAGATTAACAGAGGATACCATGCTGAAGATGCAACAG GTTCAGGACACAGTGACCTTTCCAACAGagctgacagcatgacaaacaTCACTAGCCCTCCACGG CACACCTCTCAGAATCAAACACAAGGGGGATCAAACCTGTACAGTAAGGAAGTGAAGACCGTCCGCCGGGTCACCACCGTTTGA